GCCGTGGACATGCGCACTCGGCGTAGACGAGCTTCGCTGGTGCAGCGCGTTGAAATGGCGTTTCGAGAAGCTGCATGACGCACTGGCCTTCCCCGATCGCGGAATATGGCGTCTGCCCTCGACGGTTCGGCTGGCCTTGCGGCTCCACCGGCAATACCGCTTTGACGCGATTTTCTCCACCGGGATGCCCTTCAGCGATCACGTCACCGCGATGGTCATTCAATCGCTTATTCGCCGCCCGTGGTTGGCGGACTTTCGCGACCCCTGGGTCGAGTACATCCACTGGCAACAATGGCAATCTGATGCGGGCCGGCGACTGACGGCCGCTGCCGAGTCGGCCGTCGTCCGGCGAGCGGCCTTTGTCATCAGCGTCAACGATCCCATGACGCGCCGCTTTGCGGCCCGCTATCATGGGGTGGGCCCCGCAAAATTCGTCACGATCGCCAATGGTTACGATCCGGCCGATTTTCCGGCGTCAGTGCCCACGCCCCCGACCACGGGCTTCCGACTGCTTTACGCCGGTTCGCTGTACGGCGCGAGGACGCCACATACCCTGCTGGCAGCGTTCCGCCAGTTTCTTGACGACACGCCCGGCAGTCGGCGTCACGCCTTCATCGATTTCGCCGGTCGCCCCGGGCCGCACGTCGACGAACTGTTGCGAGAGTCCGATGCGGGCAACGTCCGCTACCTCGGCATGTTGCCGCACGGCAAGACGCTGGAAGCCATGGCGTCGGCGGACGTCAATGTGATCATCCTGCCCAATCTTCCCGGCAGTGCCAACGATTCCACCGCCAAGCTCTACGAATGCCTGGGCAGCAATCGAGCCATTCTGGCCGCCGTCCCGATCGACGGCGCGGCGGCGAATGAGCTGCGCCGGTTTGACGGAGTGAGTATCTGTGATCCGGATTGTGTCGATCAGATCAGCCGGGCGATCGGGGAGTATTACCAGGCGTGGCTTTCGAACGACTTGACCGTCCGGCGCCCGGCTTCATTGCTCGCCACGGTGACGCGCCGACATCAGACCGGACAACTCGCGGAGCGGCTTGACGCCGCCGTCCGCGCCAGCCGATGCACACTGGAGGTGCGACCATGAATCCGCTGATGACGACCGCCGGTTTCGATACGTTGACGGGCCGATTGATCCGGCGCATGCGCCGCTTGCGGAGCGAGACCTGCGTCACGATCCTGACCTACCACAGCGTCGACCACACCGAGACGATATTCAATTCCAACGTCCGTCACGACCCGGCGGAGTTCGAACGGCAAATGGATTATCTCGCGGAGAACTATTCGCCGCTGAGCTTGCGCGAGTGGATCGAACGGGCCCATCGAAACGACCCGCCGCATCGCGGCGTCGTCGTAACGCTGGACGACGGATACGCCGATTCTTTACGGCAGGCGCTCCCCATTGCGTTCCGGCGGCGCATTCCGGTCACGATCTTTCCGGTGACGGCGGTCATCGGAAACCGCGACCTCCTGTGGCAGCACAAACTGGCATGGCTGGTCGCGCATCATCATGAAGCCCGAGTCCTGGATGCGCTGATCTCGGCGGGGTATCCACCGGTCCCGGAGAATCAAAACGTCGAAGCGTATGTCCGCGCGCAATTCCGCGCTGATACGCCGGAGATCCTTGAATCCCTCTTGAAGAAGTTGGGGCAATCCGGCGCGTCGATCGCCGCCGCCGAGCGACTTTACCTGGAACCGGAAGAGATCGCC
Above is a window of Phycisphaerae bacterium DNA encoding:
- a CDS encoding glycosyltransferase, with amino-acid sequence MRIPPRLRQPALTDEPPIGAAPVDNSGRRHKVLIIASRFPPVASVGATRVRKFVKFLPEFGWDPVVITGAARKGDLTLHDARRASDFESLADLPAGVPVHRLGAALDHWPTYLARAAGQRLAPWTCALGVDELRWCSALKWRFEKLHDALAFPDRGIWRLPSTVRLALRLHRQYRFDAIFSTGMPFSDHVTAMVIQSLIRRPWLADFRDPWVEYIHWQQWQSDAGRRLTAAAESAVVRRAAFVISVNDPMTRRFAARYHGVGPAKFVTIANGYDPADFPASVPTPPTTGFRLLYAGSLYGARTPHTLLAAFRQFLDDTPGSRRHAFIDFAGRPGPHVDELLRESDAGNVRYLGMLPHGKTLEAMASADVNVIILPNLPGSANDSTAKLYECLGSNRAILAAVPIDGAAANELRRFDGVSICDPDCVDQISRAIGEYYQAWLSNDLTVRRPASLLATVTRRHQTGQLAERLDAAVRASRCTLEVRP
- a CDS encoding polysaccharide deacetylase family protein — protein: MNPLMTTAGFDTLTGRLIRRMRRLRSETCVTILTYHSVDHTETIFNSNVRHDPAEFERQMDYLAENYSPLSLREWIERAHRNDPPHRGVVVTLDDGYADSLRQALPIAFRRRIPVTIFPVTAVIGNRDLLWQHKLAWLVAHHHEARVLDALISAGYPPVPENQNVEAYVRAQFRADTPEILESLLKKLGQSGASIAAAERLYLEPEEIAQADRDLVEFGNHTHTHPFLSALSVDEQREEIILARDALSALTGYAPIALAYPFGLKRHYNAASSQIARETGHRVAMDMRRRINRPDGDPFELSRKPATTGPHDHFERILEDWPDNAEPPPMEGRA